One window from the genome of Gimesia aquarii encodes:
- a CDS encoding adenosine deaminase: MDDFITGLPKAELHLHIEGTLEPELAFQLSEKNGIAIPFQSVDEMRAAYNFKDLQSFLDLYYASISVVLTEEDFHDLTMAYLKKAASQNVRHTEIFFDPQSHTDRNIPFETALNGITAALKQAQTELGISSHLILSFLRHLSEESAIQTLQQAIPFREQIIAVGLDSSELGHPPSKFVNVFAEARRQGFRVVCHAGEEGPPEYIIEALDLLQAERIDHGVRCMEDAALVERLVEEQIPLTVCPLSNIRLCVFETMTEHSLKRMLDAGLVVSVNSDDPPYFGGYVNENFLAVQKAFNLSHDQLVKLARNSFESAFLTDKEKQKLISELADYAG, encoded by the coding sequence ATGGATGATTTTATTACAGGATTACCGAAAGCAGAATTACATTTGCACATTGAAGGAACTCTGGAGCCTGAATTGGCCTTTCAACTTTCGGAAAAGAATGGAATTGCAATTCCCTTTCAATCTGTGGATGAGATGCGAGCCGCTTACAATTTCAAGGACTTACAGTCGTTTCTCGATTTATATTACGCTTCAATCAGTGTCGTTCTCACAGAAGAAGATTTCCATGACCTGACGATGGCCTACTTGAAAAAAGCAGCGTCGCAAAACGTGCGACATACTGAAATTTTCTTCGATCCTCAGTCACATACTGACCGAAATATTCCCTTTGAAACAGCCCTCAATGGAATCACAGCGGCCCTCAAACAGGCACAGACCGAGCTTGGAATTTCCTCCCATTTAATCCTCAGTTTCTTACGTCACCTATCTGAGGAATCAGCTATACAGACTCTGCAGCAGGCCATTCCGTTTCGCGAGCAAATCATTGCTGTCGGCCTGGATTCATCGGAACTGGGCCATCCCCCGTCCAAATTTGTGAATGTGTTCGCAGAAGCCCGTCGGCAGGGTTTCCGCGTCGTGTGCCATGCGGGTGAGGAAGGACCACCTGAATATATCATCGAAGCACTGGACCTACTCCAGGCAGAACGAATCGATCATGGCGTGCGTTGTATGGAAGATGCAGCACTGGTCGAGCGGCTTGTTGAAGAGCAGATTCCCTTAACAGTCTGTCCGCTTTCTAACATAAGACTCTGTGTTTTCGAGACCATGACAGAACATTCCTTGAAACGAATGCTGGACGCCGGTCTGGTCGTCAGCGTTAACTCGGACGATCCACCTTACTTCGGCGGTTACGTCAATGAAAATTTCCTGGCTGTTCAAAAAGCGTTTAATCTTTCACATGATCAACTGGTCAAGCTCGCGCGAAATTCGTTCGAATCAGCGTTTCTTACTGACAAAGAAAAACAAAAACTGATTTCCGAATTGGCAGACTACGCTGGCTGA
- a CDS encoding neutral/alkaline non-lysosomal ceramidase N-terminal domain-containing protein: MFCLLAILILDHPELQGGDLRVGIARVDITPAKSIWLAGYAARKEPAKGMTHPLWAKALVFEDKNGNRAAIVTTDLIGLTREISDAVGKRVAKKIGMTREQILLNSSHTHCGPVVRGCAALAYDLTDAQQNDVNQYAKLLEDKLVNLIVQASQSMSDVMLTYGEDQAKFARNRRGRYNPDGPVDHTVPVLRVCDKAGKTKAILFGYACHNTTIALSQYCGDYAGFAQIALEKKYPGVTALFMIGCGGDANPHPRRTLALAEQHGNALSDAVVRAIEKTMEPVKGTVKVKFQRTDLPFVDPPSKAELLMSQGKGDVYLQRLTKSLLNQLDQQGAIKTSYPFPAQVISFGDDLTLIGLGGEAVIDYSIRLHEEFSHRRIWVASYCHEVFAYIPSERVLKEGGYEGGGAMKYFGFHGPFQPGVEDRIIKLIHKLIEP; this comes from the coding sequence ATGTTCTGTTTATTAGCAATTCTGATTTTGGATCATCCCGAATTACAGGGAGGAGATTTGAGAGTGGGGATTGCGCGTGTCGACATCACGCCTGCAAAATCAATTTGGCTGGCCGGCTATGCCGCTCGTAAAGAGCCTGCTAAGGGAATGACACATCCTCTGTGGGCCAAAGCGTTAGTTTTCGAAGATAAAAATGGTAATCGGGCAGCGATTGTGACGACTGATCTAATCGGATTGACACGAGAGATTTCCGATGCGGTTGGAAAACGCGTTGCGAAAAAGATAGGAATGACACGTGAACAGATTCTGTTGAATTCCTCACACACTCATTGCGGTCCTGTTGTTCGTGGTTGTGCGGCACTCGCTTATGATTTAACTGACGCACAGCAGAATGACGTGAATCAGTATGCAAAGCTACTGGAAGACAAACTGGTGAACCTGATCGTCCAGGCCAGTCAGTCAATGTCGGATGTGATGCTAACATATGGGGAAGATCAGGCGAAATTTGCACGAAACCGTCGTGGTCGGTACAACCCGGATGGCCCTGTCGATCATACGGTACCTGTCCTGCGAGTATGTGACAAAGCAGGTAAAACAAAAGCCATCTTATTTGGATATGCTTGCCATAATACGACCATTGCCCTCTCTCAATATTGTGGCGACTATGCAGGTTTCGCACAGATTGCTTTAGAGAAAAAGTACCCCGGTGTCACGGCTCTGTTCATGATCGGTTGTGGGGGAGATGCGAATCCTCATCCTCGACGTACACTTGCATTGGCAGAGCAGCATGGAAATGCGCTATCAGATGCGGTTGTGCGTGCGATTGAGAAAACGATGGAGCCCGTCAAAGGGACTGTCAAAGTCAAGTTTCAGAGAACGGATTTACCGTTTGTTGATCCGCCATCCAAGGCAGAGCTTCTTATGAGTCAGGGAAAGGGGGATGTCTATTTGCAACGCCTGACGAAATCTCTGCTGAATCAACTGGATCAGCAGGGCGCTATCAAAACTTCCTACCCATTCCCTGCTCAGGTCATCTCTTTTGGGGATGATCTGACTTTGATCGGTTTAGGAGGAGAAGCGGTGATTGATTATTCTATTCGTCTCCATGAAGAATTCTCTCATCGTCGGATCTGGGTTGCCAGTTATTGTCATGAAGTGTTTGCCTATATCCCTTCGGAACGGGTTCTCAAAGAAGGTGGTTATGAAGGGGGTGGGGCAATGAAGTACTTTGGTTTCCATGGTCCTTTTCAACCTGGAGTAGAAGATCGCATTATTAAGCTCATTCACAAGCTGATTGAGCCGTAG